In one Candidatus Absconditicoccus praedator genomic region, the following are encoded:
- a CDS encoding CCA tRNA nucleotidyltransferase, protein MKINFQNLDNLQKHIISLQKQTNKEDIFLVGGCIRDLLLGLDKDPKDIDVTCSGKPQEIYNSINKTNISIFQTEKFGTITILPKGKKYQYELTPLREEGEYMDFRHPNKINWTDSIIHDSKRRDFTINCIYYYYLAKNIHTEQGEEIKEDKIYSHLEKDGIVLIKNNLIINSKEYISSIFENGKFNQEIFGKILEKTKRFGNIKSNGINIIIDPWGGIKDMIDFKINAVDDPEKRFQEDALRIIRAIRIPNILNQKLEKKHKKNSKIEEIKFFDYEKETWKAMKRNYFLVQYLPKERLKDEILKVFKEDNPFGFVSLLDELNILKFLFPKLYETKNNYQPVRYHPFDTYTHTMLCLWNIQKNNKKPLVKFGILYHDVGKPDQYYFAQLATNEQERKQVHGSGFHHPVIGSYYTQKDFQALGFSKKQIQEICFYVEKHHLPGELLNSSQENIPKKIKKYMIEYGYTKLRNLVDICISDRLGQFNPMQSPNTESLQNLKKLIKQIYKKQGEFSQKDLQINGNDIIKNFNLQPSPKIGEILNYITNWVVEDIENRNNKEKILQKISEEFFS, encoded by the coding sequence TTGAAAATCAATTTCCAAAATTTAGACAATTTACAAAAACATATTATAAGTCTTCAAAAACAAACCAATAAGGAAGACATATTTTTGGTTTGATGATGCATAAGAGATTTGCTTTTATGACTAGATAAAGATCCCAAAGATATTGATGTTACTTGTAGTTGAAAGCCACAAGAAATCTATAATTCTATAAACAAAACCAATATAAGTATATTCCAAACAGAAAAATTTTGAACAATCACTATACTTCCCAAATGAAAAAAATATCAGTATGAACTAACTCCACTTCGTGAAGAGTGAGAATATATGGATTTTCGTCATCCCAATAAGATCAATTGGACTGATAGTATAATACACGATAGCAAAAGAAGAGATTTTACAATCAATTGTATTTATTACTACTACTTAGCAAAAAATATACATACAGAACAATGAGAAGAAATCAAAGAAGACAAAATTTATTCACACCTTGAGAAAGATTGAATTGTCTTAATTAAAAACAATCTTATAATAAACTCCAAAGAGTACATTAGTTCTATATTTGAAAACTGAAAATTCAATCAAGAAATTTTTTGAAAAATTTTGGAGAAAACTAAAAGATTTTGAAATATTAAATCCAATGGTATAAATATAATAATAGATCCTTGGGGTTGAATAAAAGATATGATAGATTTCAAAATAAATGCAGTTGATGATCCAGAAAAAAGATTCCAAGAAGATGCACTAAGAATCATTAGAGCCATAAGAATACCAAACATACTCAATCAAAAGCTTGAAAAAAAACACAAAAAAAATTCAAAAATAGAAGAAATTAAATTTTTTGATTATGAAAAAGAAACATGGAAAGCAATGAAAAGAAATTATTTCTTGGTACAATATCTTCCCAAAGAAAGACTAAAAGATGAAATCTTAAAAGTTTTCAAAGAAGACAATCCTTTTGGATTTGTAAGTTTATTGGACGAATTGAATATACTTAAGTTTTTGTTTCCAAAACTTTATGAAACCAAAAACAACTACCAGCCTGTAAGATATCATCCATTTGATACATATACACACACAATGTTATGCTTGTGGAATATTCAAAAAAACAACAAAAAACCTCTTGTAAAATTTGGGATATTATATCATGACGTATGAAAGCCTGATCAGTATTATTTTGCTCAACTTGCTACAAATGAACAGGAAAGAAAACAAGTACATTGATCTGGTTTTCATCATCCTGTTATTGGTTCTTATTATACCCAAAAAGATTTTCAAGCATTATGATTTTCCAAAAAGCAAATTCAAGAAATATGTTTTTATGTTGAAAAACATCATCTTCCTGGTGAATTACTAAATTCTTCTCAAGAAAATATCCCCAAAAAAATCAAAAAATATATGATTGAATACTGATACACAAAACTTAGAAATTTGGTAGATATTTGTATCAGTGATAGATTAGGACAGTTCAATCCAATGCAATCACCCAATACAGAATCTTTACAAAATCTAAAAAAGTTAATAAAACAAATATACAAAAAACAATGAGAATTTTCACAAAAAGATTTACAAATCAACTGAAATGATATTATAAAAAATTTCAATTTACAACCATCGCCTAAGATATGAGAAATATTAAATTATATCACAAACTGGGTGGTAGAAGATATAGAAAACAGAAACAATAAAGAAAAGATTTTACAAAAAATATCTGAAGAGTTTTTTAGTTAA
- a CDS encoding RNHCP domain-containing protein: MKKVNEKFFCINCGKYVSTAQKTCRNHCPYCFVSMHVDKDTPGDRMSSCKGVMYPVDYYSGKKGEKILFRCVDCGKEHWNKVAFDDEISNIFDIIKKYGYF, translated from the coding sequence ATGAAAAAAGTGAATGAAAAATTTTTTTGTATAAATTGTTGAAAGTATGTTTCTACTGCTCAAAAAACATGTAGAAATCATTGTCCTTATTGTTTTGTTAGTATGCATGTTGATAAAGACACACCTTGAGACAGGATGTCTAGTTGTAAATGAGTTATGTATCCAGTGGATTATTATTCTTGAAAAAAAGGAGAAAAAATTCTTTTTAGATGTGTAGACTGTTGAAAAGAGCATTGGAATAAGGTTGCTTTTGATGATGAAATATCAAACATTTTTGATATTATAAAAAAATATTGATATTTTTAG